CAGAAACGAAGAGAGCTATATGGAATGGTGCGACAGGGTGATCGAGGCGCTGAGCAAGGATGAGATATAACCCGAATTTCAGCGAAAAAATACCCGGGGCAAGGCTTTAGGGATGTGTCTATTTTGTGACATTGCCTATATAATTAGAGTGAGCTTGGCATGTGGACATTCAAATTCCGCAAAAGGAGACGATGAACATGTCGAAGGCAAGACCTCCCTGTTAATTTCTAAAATCGGTCCTTGAGCGCGCTCCGCCTCGATTCCGGTTGGAACAATCCAATCCGAATCGGGAGGAGATCCGCGCATGATGGGTTTGCGTAATTTACGGGTGCTGTATGCGGTCCGTTTTTTTGGCAGTCTGATTCCGGCTTATGTGATCGAGAGGCTGTATTGGGAAGAGCGGGGCATGACCATTCAAATGGTCGTATATACGGAGATGATTTATGCGGTGACGGTTGTGCTGCTGGAGCTTCCGACCGGCAATATTGCCGACAGATGGAGCCGCAAACGGATGCTGGTTTTGGCCTCGCTGCTAGGCTGCTTCGAGTTTCTCATTCTGGTGTATGCGACATCGTTCTGGCACTTCGCGCTGGCCGTATTTCTCGCGGCTGTCGGCAGATCGGCGGGAAGCGGGGCGGAGAATGCTCTGCTCTACGATTCGCTGCAGGCTGCCGGGCGGGAGAAGTCTTTTGAGCAAGTGCTGGGCCGCCTAAATGCCGTCGACATTTCCTCCACGATGCTCGCCGCAATGTGCGGAAGCTTTCTCGCCGGTCTCTGCGGCTATGAGCTGAACTACTGGATTTCGCTGGCAAGTTCGTTTGCCGCATTGAGCTTTACGTTCATGCTGGTAGAGCCCGCTGCAAGCGGCGGAGCGGAGGGGGAGAAGAGCATCCCGATTGGGGCTTCTATTGCGGGTGCCGTGCGCTTTTTCAGAAGAAACCGTGGCGTCATGCTGGTGATGCTGTCCGGAATGGTGACAGGCGCGTCGCTGAACTTCATCGATGAATTCTGGCAGCTGTATCTGGACAGAATCGGGATTCCGGCTGCGGCCTTCGGGTTGTTCTCGGCATCGATCTTCCTGCTCAGGCTTCCGGGCAATCTCCTTGCCTATAAGCTGAAGACCCGCATGGGCAGCAGGCCATTGCTGACGGCCGTTACCGCGGTTTTGGCCGCGGGCTTCCTGTATCTCTCCATGGCGCGGAACGTCAGCGGCCTGGCGGCGATCTTCCTGATCTGTCTGGCCGGCGGGGTAATTGAACCGCTCGCGGCCGGATATTTGCATCACCGGATCGGTTCGTCCATGAGAGCGACCATGGATTCGTTTCAGTCGCTGGGCCTGAATGCGGCGCTTATCGCCATAGGCCTGGGGTTCGGCTACTTTTCATCCCGCTGGGATGTGTTCGGCGGCTACGGTTTTGTCGGATTGCTGTGCCTGGCATTCTGCGTTTATTTTGCATTCGCTTCTTCGAAACTATGATAAGCAGCCCCTCCTGATGATTCGCGTGCGGCCGAGGCCGTCCTGACATTGGGAGGCGGCTGCTTTTTTTCGCTGAGGTTCAAGGCTTCTCTACTCAACTAAATGGCTGCGGATGGGCCGGAATTACCTGAAGCGTCATGCGCTACTAATGCAGCTTCCTGAATTGTTCCGGAGTCGTTCCGGACTGCTTGCGGAATGTCGCGACAAAATGGCTGGCATCCCGGAATCCGACCCGCTGCGCGATGGATTTGACGGTGGCTTCCGGGCGGCCGATCAGCAGCTCCTTGCCCTTGCGGATGCGCAGGCGGACGAAATAGGCATAGGGAGATAAGCCGAACGTTTGCAGGAACAGGCTGTTGAGGTAGCGTCCGGATATCCCGATATGCCCGGAGAGGTCCTCCAATCCTATATCGGGATTGCCGTAGCTTTCTTCCATCCATGCGAGCAGCGGCTGAAGCTTGCCGAGATTGCCGGAAATGGATTTCTGGTTATGCGTGCTCCCGCAGGAGCTTAATGCGAGCAGAAATCGATAGGCGCCCGCCGAAGCGCTCAGCCCGAAGGGATCTGCTTCCTTCTCCTGAAGGTTCAGCAGAGCTTCCACCATACCGCCCACAGCCGCATCATCTTCCCATTGGAGGAAGGTGGGGCCGGCTATGCCCAGGGACTGCAAAATACTGTCGGCGGCGCTCCCCGCAAACGTCAGATAACAGGTGCGCCAGCCGTCCTGCACCGCTTCATAGCGGTGGGGGAAA
This region of Paenibacillus sp. URB8-2 genomic DNA includes:
- a CDS encoding MFS transporter, whose product is MMGLRNLRVLYAVRFFGSLIPAYVIERLYWEERGMTIQMVVYTEMIYAVTVVLLELPTGNIADRWSRKRMLVLASLLGCFEFLILVYATSFWHFALAVFLAAVGRSAGSGAENALLYDSLQAAGREKSFEQVLGRLNAVDISSTMLAAMCGSFLAGLCGYELNYWISLASSFAALSFTFMLVEPAASGGAEGEKSIPIGASIAGAVRFFRRNRGVMLVMLSGMVTGASLNFIDEFWQLYLDRIGIPAAAFGLFSASIFLLRLPGNLLAYKLKTRMGSRPLLTAVTAVLAAGFLYLSMARNVSGLAAIFLICLAGGVIEPLAAGYLHHRIGSSMRATMDSFQSLGLNAALIAIGLGFGYFSSRWDVFGGYGFVGLLCLAFCVYFAFASSKL
- a CDS encoding helix-turn-helix transcriptional regulator, with the translated sequence MATHGHRRIIFAPEAGSRLPIALDSIGYNPEQERVSRPDGYPAYHWLQTAEGQGLIHFGEQRMFLPQGSGVLLPPRFPHRYEAVQDGWRTCYLTFAGSAADSILQSLGIAGPTFLQWEDDAAVGGMVEALLNLQEKEADPFGLSASAGAYRFLLALSSCGSTHNQKSISGNLGKLQPLLAWMEESYGNPDIGLEDLSGHIGISGRYLNSLFLQTFGLSPYAYFVRLRIRKGKELLIGRPEATVKSIAQRVGFRDASHFVATFRKQSGTTPEQFRKLH